ATTGAGCGGTCTTGGTCTTGGATTAAAAGTCGCATCCGCCACCAATTAGAACATTTTGGGTCTCTAAGAGAAACGATGGAGTATGTATTACACTGCGCGTCCTGAATAAATTGGCGACTGCTATATATATAAATAAAGTTATTGGCTATAACAGCCCTATATCAATACTTTCAACTTTCTCGGCAAGCCCTAATTCACCCATACAGCGAAAAAATAAGCGATTGTTGCTGATAAAGATGTATGAATGTTGAGTTATAGGGAGGCGAAATAGCGCTCCTTTGCTAAGAAAGTGGCACTTCCAACGTCACTTTCCCCAATAGACCTTTGCGAAAATCATTGAGGACTTGCTGGGCCATCCGCTCTAAATCCCCTTGATGTCGTTGTTCTGCTGCGGTAGCTAAATAATCTGCGGCGGTTATAGACGTAGGATCGAGCTGGTAGCGAGTTTGCAAAACTTGGTTGGGCAAGAATCCAGGCTTCGGCTCAGAAGACTCTAACCCTTGGATCAGCTCAATTAAGGCCGTCGCTACCAACTGATTCTCATAGGCAGCAGTGCCGATATCATCACAAATGGCCAATTTATAAGCGGCTTCTTGATTATTTAATTTGGCCGGTAATACACCGGGGGTATCTAATAGTTCTAAATCTTGAGAGACCCGTACCCAGCGGAGTTGGCGAGTCACCCCTGGACGGCGAGCACTTTCAACAATGCGACGCTTCAACAGACGATTGATTAAAGCAGATTTACCCACATTCGGGAACCCCAACACCACCGCACGCACAGGGCGAGGTCGCATACCACGACTGCGCCGTCGTTGATTGATACTAACGCCCACTTTTTCGGCTGCTTTGATCACCGCTTTAATGCCCTTACCATGCTGAGCATCTGTACAGTAGGGTACCTGGCCTTCGGCCTTAAAAGCATCGAGCCAGAGCTGATGAGAGACCGGGGTAACCAAGTCAATGCGATTCAGGACCAGCACATGGGGCTTATCTCCAATCCATTTCTGGATCTGCGGGTGATGACTGGAGTGGGGAATGCGAGCATCCCGAACTTCCAGCACCACATCTACCTTTTTGAGCTGCTCAATTAAGGCTTTTTCAGCCTTGGCGATATGACCGGGATACCATTGAATCGGGGGAGTGGACATAAACCTAGAGTCGCTCTAGGCGATCGCGCAAGATCTCAGCTTGTTTCTCAGCTTCAGCTAGGGTATCGCGTGCCCCCTGAACAACTGCAGGTGGGGCTTGGTCTACAAAATTGGCATTGTTCAAGCGACCGCTACAGGACCGAATTTCAGCTTCTGCCTTTTTCAGATCTTTGTCTAGCTTAGCTTTGAGAATTTCCACATCTACGACACCGCTGAGGGGAAGGAGGACTTGAACCGTACCTACTACACCGATAATGGTCTGTTTGACTTCCCCTTCAACGGTTGGAGTAATGCTCAAGGACTCGACTCTAGCCAAATCTTGGAGATAGGTTTGACCCGCTGTGAGGATTTGCCGTTCGAGATCGCTTTCGCTTTGCAAAATAACTTTAATCGGTTGCTTAGGCTTAATACTGGCTTCTGCCCGCAGGTTACGAATGGTGCGAATGGTCTCAATCACCAGCTCAAACTGCTCTTCTAGTCCCGGATCGACCCAGGCTGTGAACTGTTCTGACATTGCACCTAAAATTTCTGTGGGCTCGGGCGGTGAATTTTTAGGTGCACTATCATCTACAGCATCGATATCGACATGGGTCTCTGGATCATCATGGGCCTCTGGCGTTGTCGGTTCCGCCAAGGCCAAATCTCCGCCTAGGGCTTCAGCAGTCGTCTCCAACGTCTTGGCATCATTCAGCAGCGGTAAAATTTCTTCTGTTTTCTTTTGCAAGGATTCAACCCAGGCTTTGCGATCGTCGTACCAAAGCAGGCGACGATAAGCAAAGTTAAGGGAATATCCCAACCCCACCAATTCAAAGAAACTGCCCAAGAAGGGAACGTGATTAATGGCCCCTAACACGGCTGCAACAACCGCCAAACTGACGATGCCCAAGAAGAACGCACTGCTCCAGAGGAAAATCGTTTGATTCGCGTTCAGAAAACGCCCGACGCTAGCAGGCAATTCTCCAAAGGCCAGGAAGGCATCCCGCCAACTGAAATCACGAATTTCGGGTTCAGGCTCTGACGCCTCGTCAGCTTGAGCAGTCGGCTCTGGCTCCGGTATCGTTTCAGGTTCAGGCGCTGCTGCTTTAGCAGGTGCATTTGCACTATCTGCAGTCAGTGGTACCGTTTCAGTCACCAACTGGATATCAGCAGCTTCTGGGTAAGGCTGGCTGGCTAAATACTGCTCTGACGTCGGTTGAGTCAGGGTCTGCCAAATCTCTTCCGTAATATGAGGCATAAACGGATGAAATAGCTTCAGGGTTCCTTCCAAGACATAGGCCAGGGTTTGCTGGGCCACTCGCTGGGAGGTTGTGCCTTCCTGACGGAGGCGAGGCTTGACCAGTTCGATATACCAGTCACAGAAATCACCCCAAATAAACTCATACAGACCTTTGGCCGCTTCACCCAAACCATAGGCATCCACTTGATTGCGGGTCTGTTGCACCAAGCGATGATATCGAGACAAAATCCAGCGATCGGCCAGTTCTAGATCGGCGATCGCAGATTGCCCCAGCTGCTCAGGCGTTTGTCCATTCAGGTTCATCAACACAAACCGCGAGGCATTCCACAACTTATTGGCAAAGTTACGAGAGGCTTCTACAGAGGTGGATTCATCGGTTTTGCGGTTGTATTCCAGGCGAATATCTTGTCCTGCACCGGCCACTTCTCGAATCAGGGTATAGCGAAGAGCGTCCGTGCCATATTTGTCGATCAAGATCAGCGGATCGATGCCGTTATTAGACGACTTGGACATTTTCTTATTGTTCTCGTCCCGCACCAAGCCGTGGATATAGACATCTTTAAAAGGCATCTCTCCCGTGAAATGCCCTGCCATCAGCGTCATACGGGCGACCCAGAAGAAAATAATGTCAAAGCCGGTTACCAAGGTGGCGGTGGGGTAATAGGTGGATAAATCCGCCGTTTCCTCTGGCCAGCCCAAGGTGGAAAAGGGCCACAAGCCAGATGAGAACCAGGTATCTAAAACATCTGGATCTTGAAGCAGCTGTACATCAGGTCCAAACTGTTCCACCGCTTTTTGCTGTGCCGATGCCGCATTTTCCGCCACCACAAACGGCGTATCTTCGCGAATTTCGCCCTCAGTTTCACTAATAGCGTACCAGGCCGGGATTTGATGTCCCCACCACAGTTGGCGAGAAATACACCAGTCTCGCAGATTCACTAGCCAATCTCGGTAGACCTTCGTCCAACGTTCAGGAATAAATTCGGGTGAATTCTGGTCATCTAGGAACGCCAAGGTGCGTTTGGCGAGGGGCTCTGTTTTGACAAACCACTGGGTGGAGATTAAGGGTTCAACAGGTACCTTGCCGCGATCGCTATAGGGAACGCTATGGCGATACGCTTCTGTTTTCACCAGACAGCCGTCTTCTTCCAGACGAGCCACCACGCGTTTACGGGCTTCAAACCGATCTAAGCCGGCAAAAACGTTGCCGTTTTCATTGAGAGAGCCGTCCTTATTAAGGATGTTAATGAAGGGCAGATGATGTCGCTGACCCATGGCAAAGTCATTCGGGTCATGGGCAGGCGTGACCTTAACACAGCCCGTGCCAAATTCTGGGTCGACCAACTCATCGGCAATCACCGGAATTTCCCGTTCTGTAATTGGCAGCTTGATGGTTTTACCAATCAGATCTTGGTAGCGTTCATCTTTCGGATTTACCGCTACCGCCGTATCTCCCAGCATCGTTTCTGGGCGCGTGGTAGCAACTTCTACAGCACCAGAACCATCACTGAGGGGATAGCGGAAATGCCAGAGATGACCATCTACCTCTTTATTCTCGACTTCTTGATCAGAGACGGCGGATTGGCTGGCAGGACACCAATTAACCATATAGTTGCCCCGATAGATCAGTCCCTCTTCATGCATCTGGACAAAGGCTTTATTCACCGCTTTGGACAAGCCTTCATCCATGGTGAACCGCTCGCGGGTCCAGTCCACCGAAACGCCTAATCGCCGCTGCTGATGGACAATTTTGCCCCCCGATTCAGCTTTCCAGCGCTTCGCCCGTTCTAAAAATTCATCCCGGCCAATGTCATAGCGGGTTTTACCTTCTGCCTGCAGCTGCTTCTCCAGAATGGTATGCACGGCAATGCTGGCATGGTCCGTTCCCGGTAACCACAGGGTATTATCACCAATCATGCGATGGTAACGAATCAGCACATCAATTAACGCCGCCTCAAAGGCATGACCCATATGCAAGCTGCCCGTCACATTCGGCGGAGGAATGACGATGCAATAGGGAGCACCCTCATGATTTGGATCTGCTTTAAAGACGTTGTTCGCTTCCCAAGTCTCTTGCCATTTGGCTTCGGTGGCCGCGGGATCATATTGGCTAGATAGGGACGGAGCGGTGGCAATCATAAACTTAAAATACTCTGAAGAGGAGAATACGAGCCTGTAAACTAAGGCAGCATTAGATTAAATTCTGCCATATTTACCTGTGCCTGTCGGTCTTTCCTTACAAGGATCGATCAATTGCCTCTTTGAACTTGGCGGCAGTAACGCTAGAATAACCGGAGAGACCAAACGTCGGTAGGCCAAGTTTTGGCTAGATTCAAGAAGATTTATCCTTTCGTCCTGAGTTAGTTGACTTACCTCCGCATCCCAATCTCGATACATTGTTCATTTGATTTTTGAAGGTAAGGTATGACAGTTTACATCGGTAACCTATCTTATGAGGTTACAGAGGACGATCTAAGCGCAGTTTTTGCGGAATATGGAGAAGTCAAGCAGGTCAAGCTTCCTGTGGATCGTGAGTCAGGTCGCAAACGTGGATTTGGATTTGTAGAAATGCAAGACGAATCTAACGAAGAGAAAGCCATCGAAGAATTGGATGGGGCTGAGTGGATGGGCCGGACCTTGAAGGTCAACAAAGCCAAGCCTCGTACCCCCAGACCCACTAGCAGTGGATGGGGCGGCAACCAAAGATATTAATCCAAATATCATTTATGGGGTTGAGGCAAACTCAATCCTAGCAACGGTAACTGTTGCAAGCCTTATCAGGTAAGGGTAGCGACCCCATCCTCCCTTACCTGCTTTTGATGTCTAGGTATACAGTATTGTCTGGCATCTAAACGTTCAACCATATTAGTTGGAGAATCTTGAATGACCCAAGTGGTCCTCGGAGACGATGAGCAATTAGAATCCGCGCTGCGTCGATTTAAACGGAAAGTATCTAGAGCCGGCATCTTTGCCGACATGAAAAAAAACCGCCATTTTGAGACTCCCGCTCAAAAGCGACAGCGAAAAATGACTGCCAGACATCGAGAACGACGTAGAATGCGTGGCCGTAGGTAAATAAAGGTGTTCATTGCACTTGTGACCCAGTGGGCAAATAATGCGTTAGTCCACTGGTGCCGTTCATTCATCTCAGGAGCAGAATCATGGCAGCAGCCAAAGTCGGAGATACCGTATCAATTCACTATACGGGCAAACTGGATGATGGTTCCGTCTTCGACTCTTCCTTAGAGCGCGAGCCTTTAAAATTCTCCATTGGGGGGCAACAAGTTATTCCAGGATTTGAACAAGCCGTCATTGGCATGAATCCAGGTGAGTCCAAAACTGAGACGATTGTCTGCGATCAAGCCTATGGTCCCCGCCATGAAGATATGGTGGTTACCGTCCTCCGGGAGCAAATTCCCAGCGATTTTGAATTAGAAGTGGGGCAACAATTGCAGATCAGAAACCCCGAAGGACAGGTCATTCCGGTGATGGTCAGCGAGATTATTGAAGATCAAGTCACCCTAGATGGTAATCATCCTCTCGCTGGTGAAGATCTAACCTTTGACATTGAGCTAGTCAGCATTGCTGAATCCGCATAACCTCTTAAGGAGATGGCGCTGAGGGGGCAAGGGGCACCAGGAGCAAACTGCCTGTCTGTGAAGCTGAATTAAACCGCCAATATTGCTGATAATGGCGCAGAAAATTTTGCCCCAGAATACCGTCCACTTTCAGTACTTTGAGAATGCTGGAAGATAAGACAATCACGTCTAAATTTCGCTGCTGATAACGATGCAGGGTAACGGAGTCCAGTTGAGATCGCATCGCGTCTTCCAAACCACAAAATCCCCGGATTTGAATCGGGCTCAGCGTCGCTGCATCCAAGTTGAGCTTTGCTGCCACTTGCTTAGAAATAAAGGTGCTGTCCGCCGCCGTATCTAGCAACACCCGAAATGGACCTTTCCCGTTCATGTAGAGCTGGGCCACCATCACCCCTAGTTTTTCCTGGAGGGGTACTGCAGTTGCGATCGCATCAACAGGCAATGGCGTTGGCGGTAATAAGCTCAGGGTTGCTTTGCCGGGGTGCAAATGTAAATCAAACTGCCTGAGTACATCCATTCCTAAGACCCCAGACAATTCTGCCGGAATGACCGTATTGGCAAACTGCAGACTATGCAGTCCTTTGACCTGGAGCTGGCCCAACGCTAGTGGGGGGAGCTGCTGGAGCGTCGCATTCATATTGGGACAGTCATTCCCCGCCACGGCAAAGGACAGCCGTCGGTTGGGGATAGGCTTGCCTTGTAAACCCAGTGCCTCAACAACAGGTGTGGCCACCATTGAGGTAGACGCTCCAGTATCCACTAACCACCGGGTTGACAGCCCCCGCAATTGAGCATTCACGGTATAAACGGACGTGCCCGGCAACGCAAACAGGGGCAGCCGAGCGCCTCCCTGCACCTGAGGCTCAGGCACCTTCAGTCCTTGCAACTGGACTATGGCCGATACTAAAGCAGGATCCATCGGAGTCATCGCTTTCTCTTCCGACCGAACCCCCATCTGATCCGCCATCTCTCCTGGGAGAATCGGCTGGGCTAACGCCCCGCCCATGGCATTCCCCCATAGGCACAAGGCCATGCAACTTTGCCAAACCCATCTTGTTTTCAGACTCATAGCTCCCTGATTATCGATACCCTAATGAGCTACCTCCAGCCTGCCCAAATCGTTTAACTTCTCTTGCAAAATGGGCATACAAGATTATGAAGCCTAGGTCGTTTTAGCGCTTCATCTGCAGAAAAAGTGATATTGTTGACTTTTTTATAGTTTCTTGACGTATATGATCTTTATAAGTAGATATTAGTGTCTACACCTTGACGTCATTCTCAAGGGATTTGTACCCATCCATATGGCTGCTGGACCCTTAATTCTGCAAATTCAGTTGGGAAGACCTATCAACCATGACTAAAAGCAACGTTTTCCTAACCCTTGTTTTATCCATTGCTGCTGGCCTCATTACCAGTGCGTTCGGGTTTTGGAGTGTGACTGAAAAAGAATCTGCTTCCACATCAGCCGCCCCCAAAGGCCCCACTCCCTCAACTCTCTCCGCTCCCACACCGGAGAACTTGCCTGACGTGCAGTCAGATATTGTCTTGGCTGATCCAGAGGTTGTCCCCCGACCGCCCCTCTTACCCCTGAACCAGCCCCCAGTAATCCAGCGCCCATTACGCCCCAGCCTCCTGTTCCTCAGCGTCCTCTGACTAGTGTTTCTTCTGCCTTTGCGCAACCTAGAGAGGTGAAAGCAACCGTTCATCCCACGAACTACGGAGAACGATTCGCCAAAAACGTTCAAGGCCAATCGGTACAAAATAACTGGCTGATTGTTCTACATGAGACGGTGGGTTCTGGCATGAGCGCCATCC
The genomic region above belongs to Acaryochloris sp. CCMEE 5410 and contains:
- a CDS encoding retropepsin-like aspartic protease, producing MALCLWGNAMGGALAQPILPGEMADQMGVRSEEKAMTPMDPALVSAIVQLQGLKVPEPQVQGGARLPLFALPGTSVYTVNAQLRGLSTRWLVDTGASTSMVATPVVEALGLQGKPIPNRRLSFAVAGNDCPNMNATLQQLPPLALGQLQVKGLHSLQFANTVIPAELSGVLGMDVLRQFDLHLHPGKATLSLLPPTPLPVDAIATAVPLQEKLGVMVAQLYMNGKGPFRVLLDTAADSTFISKQVAAKLNLDAATLSPIQIRGFCGLEDAMRSQLDSVTLHRYQQRNLDVIVLSSSILKVLKVDGILGQNFLRHYQQYWRFNSASQTGSLLLVPLAPSAPSP
- the ylqF gene encoding ribosome biogenesis GTPase YlqF, whose protein sequence is MSTPPIQWYPGHIAKAEKALIEQLKKVDVVLEVRDARIPHSSHHPQIQKWIGDKPHVLVLNRIDLVTPVSHQLWLDAFKAEGQVPYCTDAQHGKGIKAVIKAAEKVGVSINQRRRSRGMRPRPVRAVVLGFPNVGKSALINRLLKRRIVESARRPGVTRQLRWVRVSQDLELLDTPGVLPAKLNNQEAAYKLAICDDIGTAAYENQLVATALIELIQGLESSEPKPGFLPNQVLQTRYQLDPTSITAADYLATAAEQRHQGDLERMAQQVLNDFRKGLLGKVTLEVPLS
- a CDS encoding valine--tRNA ligase, with translation MIATAPSLSSQYDPAATEAKWQETWEANNVFKADPNHEGAPYCIVIPPPNVTGSLHMGHAFEAALIDVLIRYHRMIGDNTLWLPGTDHASIAVHTILEKQLQAEGKTRYDIGRDEFLERAKRWKAESGGKIVHQQRRLGVSVDWTRERFTMDEGLSKAVNKAFVQMHEEGLIYRGNYMVNWCPASQSAVSDQEVENKEVDGHLWHFRYPLSDGSGAVEVATTRPETMLGDTAVAVNPKDERYQDLIGKTIKLPITEREIPVIADELVDPEFGTGCVKVTPAHDPNDFAMGQRHHLPFINILNKDGSLNENGNVFAGLDRFEARKRVVARLEEDGCLVKTEAYRHSVPYSDRGKVPVEPLISTQWFVKTEPLAKRTLAFLDDQNSPEFIPERWTKVYRDWLVNLRDWCISRQLWWGHQIPAWYAISETEGEIREDTPFVVAENAASAQQKAVEQFGPDVQLLQDPDVLDTWFSSGLWPFSTLGWPEETADLSTYYPTATLVTGFDIIFFWVARMTLMAGHFTGEMPFKDVYIHGLVRDENNKKMSKSSNNGIDPLILIDKYGTDALRYTLIREVAGAGQDIRLEYNRKTDESTSVEASRNFANKLWNASRFVLMNLNGQTPEQLGQSAIADLELADRWILSRYHRLVQQTRNQVDAYGLGEAAKGLYEFIWGDFCDWYIELVKPRLRQEGTTSQRVAQQTLAYVLEGTLKLFHPFMPHITEEIWQTLTQPTSEQYLASQPYPEAADIQLVTETVPLTADSANAPAKAAAPEPETIPEPEPTAQADEASEPEPEIRDFSWRDAFLAFGELPASVGRFLNANQTIFLWSSAFFLGIVSLAVVAAVLGAINHVPFLGSFFELVGLGYSLNFAYRRLLWYDDRKAWVESLQKKTEEILPLLNDAKTLETTAEALGGDLALAEPTTPEAHDDPETHVDIDAVDDSAPKNSPPEPTEILGAMSEQFTAWVDPGLEEQFELVIETIRTIRNLRAEASIKPKQPIKVILQSESDLERQILTAGQTYLQDLARVESLSITPTVEGEVKQTIIGVVGTVQVLLPLSGVVDVEILKAKLDKDLKKAEAEIRSCSGRLNNANFVDQAPPAVVQGARDTLAEAEKQAEILRDRLERL
- a CDS encoding RNA-binding protein: MTVYIGNLSYEVTEDDLSAVFAEYGEVKQVKLPVDRESGRKRGFGFVEMQDESNEEKAIEELDGAEWMGRTLKVNKAKPRTPRPTSSGWGGNQRY
- the rpsU gene encoding 30S ribosomal protein S21, whose amino-acid sequence is MTQVVLGDDEQLESALRRFKRKVSRAGIFADMKKNRHFETPAQKRQRKMTARHRERRRMRGRR
- a CDS encoding peptidylprolyl isomerase; the encoded protein is MAAAKVGDTVSIHYTGKLDDGSVFDSSLEREPLKFSIGGQQVIPGFEQAVIGMNPGESKTETIVCDQAYGPRHEDMVVTVLREQIPSDFELEVGQQLQIRNPEGQVIPVMVSEIIEDQVTLDGNHPLAGEDLTFDIELVSIAESA